One Luteibacter aegosomaticola genomic window carries:
- a CDS encoding PepSY-associated TM helix domain-containing protein gives MTPRPRRFRSTLKTLHLWLGLSLGLLLALVTLSGSVLLWEDPLVAAGHPELTSRPLPDLATQGRSLAIVLASKEAKGLRGVSLPDDDMPVWEAQARGGDRFYFDATTGEPLLTRHKLSDGLLLLMDWHTHLLSGEIGETVLGVVACTGLFMLFSGVWLYWPGRQRALKHLKPHTQPPLLRWASFHRAVGVVALPLLIVMIGTGTTMAYRGAVRNGLTAAFGEKAPAKPPKTAPLDGPVDWVAVLAAAHAAAPDAELTRLMLPGKDSGTIVMRVRHAGEWNLAGRSSVYIDGHDAKVLGGVDATKLGTGGRLADSLFPIHSAAVGGLAWRIVATFTGLLPSFLLVTGFLFWRARKRRPAARG, from the coding sequence ATGACCCCACGCCCGCGCCGCTTTCGCAGCACCCTGAAGACCCTGCACCTGTGGCTGGGCCTGTCCCTCGGCCTGCTGCTGGCGCTGGTGACCCTCTCCGGCAGCGTGCTGCTATGGGAGGATCCGCTCGTGGCGGCTGGGCACCCGGAACTGACGTCGCGGCCACTGCCGGACCTGGCGACGCAGGGGCGCTCGCTTGCGATCGTGCTGGCGTCGAAGGAGGCGAAAGGCCTGCGCGGTGTTTCGTTGCCCGATGACGATATGCCGGTGTGGGAAGCGCAGGCACGTGGCGGTGATCGTTTCTACTTTGACGCGACGACGGGTGAGCCTTTGCTGACCCGGCATAAGCTGAGCGACGGCTTGCTCCTGCTGATGGATTGGCACACGCACCTGCTTTCCGGGGAGATCGGTGAAACGGTGTTGGGCGTGGTCGCGTGCACAGGCCTTTTCATGCTGTTTTCGGGTGTGTGGCTGTACTGGCCCGGCCGTCAGCGCGCGCTGAAGCACCTGAAGCCGCATACGCAGCCGCCGTTGCTGCGCTGGGCCAGCTTTCACCGCGCGGTCGGCGTCGTCGCCCTTCCCTTGCTGATCGTGATGATCGGCACGGGTACCACCATGGCGTATCGCGGTGCGGTACGTAACGGTTTGACGGCGGCGTTCGGTGAGAAGGCGCCGGCGAAGCCGCCGAAGACGGCACCGCTGGATGGCCCGGTCGACTGGGTCGCCGTGCTGGCCGCCGCGCACGCTGCGGCGCCGGATGCCGAGCTCACGCGTCTCATGTTGCCCGGCAAGGACTCTGGCACGATCGTGATGCGCGTCCGCCATGCGGGCGAATGGAATCTCGCCGGGCGTAGCTCGGTGTATATCGATGGGCATGATGCGAAGGTGCTGGGCGGCGTGGATGCCACGAAGCTGGGCACCGGCGGGCGTCTCGCGGATTCGTTGTTCCCGATTCACTCGGCGGCCGTAGGTGGCCTCGCGTGGCGCATCGTGGCTACGTTTACCGGCTTGCTCCCAAGCTTCCTGTTGGTGACGGGTTTCCTGTTCTGGCGCGCCCGTAAGCGACGCCCCGCTGCGCGGGGCTGA
- the bla gene encoding subclass B3 metallo-beta-lactamase, whose translation MRRALPLLTGLIALPAFAASPTAPVPAWSEPATPHVIYGNAYQVGTKGLSSILITSPQGHILIDGTWTGNATLIEANIRKLGFRVRDIKLILNSHAHHDHAGAIGQLAKDSGATVRATAAGAKAMRLGGQDPDDPQYVAGSKDAYPVFPVKGDITDGTVVTVGPLKLTAHISPGHTPGGTSWTWDSCEGSTCKHIAYADSLFAFSSDTYRYSDHPAYVAEYRKTFDRVAALPCDILVTPHPEQGEGKTCAAYAQSGRDKLEQKLKDETK comes from the coding sequence ATGCGCCGCGCCCTGCCCTTGCTTACCGGCCTTATCGCCCTGCCCGCTTTCGCTGCTTCACCGACGGCACCCGTGCCGGCATGGAGCGAACCCGCTACGCCGCACGTGATTTATGGCAATGCTTACCAGGTGGGCACGAAGGGTCTCTCTTCCATCCTGATCACGTCGCCACAGGGCCACATCCTCATTGATGGCACGTGGACCGGTAACGCCACGTTGATCGAAGCCAACATCCGCAAGCTCGGCTTCCGCGTGCGCGATATCAAGCTGATCCTCAACTCGCATGCGCATCATGACCATGCGGGTGCGATCGGCCAGCTGGCAAAGGACAGCGGCGCTACCGTGCGCGCGACGGCGGCAGGCGCGAAAGCCATGCGCCTGGGTGGCCAGGATCCGGATGATCCGCAATACGTCGCCGGTTCAAAAGACGCCTACCCCGTATTCCCGGTGAAGGGCGATATCACCGACGGAACGGTCGTGACGGTGGGGCCGCTGAAACTCACGGCGCACATCTCGCCGGGCCATACGCCCGGCGGTACGTCGTGGACGTGGGACAGCTGCGAAGGCAGCACCTGCAAGCACATCGCTTACGCCGACAGCCTGTTCGCGTTCTCGTCGGATACGTATCGCTACAGCGATCATCCCGCCTACGTCGCCGAATACCGCAAGACGTTCGACCGCGTGGCGGCATTGCCCTGCGACATCCTGGTGACGCCGCACCCGGAACAAGGCGAAGGCAAAACCTGCGCCGCCTACGCGCAATCCGGTCGCGACAAGCTCGAACAAAAGCTCAAGGACGAAACGAAATAA
- a CDS encoding LysR family transcriptional regulator encodes MDLLALADFNAVATHRGFGAASRATGRPKATLSRRVRELEDALGIRLVERGARPFRLTEEGTVLHAETAGVLGHIETVAADLAAGAGGPRGRLRVSVPVLFAQRGVGRLASRYAAMYPAVDLEIVADDRFVDPLAEGFDLIVRANPKPTTELAGRCFLRDRYVVAAVPSVPRPRDGEAFPAIVLPATSRGDTWQIIDGKKRYAIAPRTVLRLSSMAMVHDAVFEGIGAAMLPASLVAGELASGKLVSWGLLEGGTTEVWALYPPQRHVAPKVSAFVNLLVDHFKDASPHHFATLTTPL; translated from the coding sequence ATGGACCTCCTCGCCCTCGCCGATTTCAACGCCGTGGCCACCCACCGCGGTTTCGGCGCCGCCAGCCGCGCCACGGGACGGCCCAAGGCCACGCTTTCGCGCCGCGTGCGCGAGCTCGAGGATGCCCTGGGGATCCGCCTGGTGGAACGCGGCGCGAGGCCTTTCCGGCTTACCGAGGAAGGCACGGTGCTGCATGCGGAAACCGCAGGCGTGCTCGGCCACATCGAGACCGTCGCGGCGGACCTCGCAGCGGGAGCGGGCGGCCCACGGGGACGGTTGCGGGTCAGCGTACCGGTGCTGTTCGCTCAACGCGGCGTCGGCCGGCTCGCATCGCGCTACGCGGCCATGTATCCCGCGGTGGACCTCGAGATCGTCGCCGACGATCGCTTCGTCGATCCGCTCGCGGAAGGCTTCGACCTGATCGTGCGTGCGAATCCCAAGCCCACCACGGAACTCGCTGGCCGTTGCTTTCTGCGCGATCGCTACGTCGTGGCGGCGGTGCCGTCAGTGCCGCGTCCACGCGATGGCGAGGCCTTCCCCGCGATCGTGTTGCCCGCGACCTCGCGCGGCGATACCTGGCAAATCATCGACGGCAAGAAGCGCTACGCCATCGCACCGCGCACGGTGCTGCGGCTTTCATCGATGGCCATGGTGCACGACGCGGTCTTCGAAGGCATCGGCGCCGCCATGCTGCCAGCGTCGCTGGTGGCTGGCGAACTCGCCAGCGGCAAGCTCGTGAGCTGGGGCCTGCTCGAAGGCGGCACGACGGAAGTGTGGGCGCTCTACCCACCGCAACGCCACGTCGCGCCCAAAGTCTCCGCCTTCGTGAACCTGCTGGTCGACCACTTCAAAGACGCCTCCCCCCACCACTTCGCCACACTAACGACACCCCTGTAG
- a CDS encoding SDR family oxidoreductase — protein sequence MSILVTGATGAVGSAVIERLAAAGADVRALTRRPSDYQGPAGVRAVGGEASDPNALRAALQGIDTVFLLNPVTPDELNQGLTVLTLARDAGIQRFVYLSVLNAETFTDVPHFTVKYTIERMIEQFDLPATILRPSYFMQNDAPLKDAATHGIYPMALGKAGIEMIDVRDIADIAAAALLRRARATGPLPREVIELAGPEAFTGESAAKVWADALGREVNYVGENLDAAEAAIAERAPAWAAYDLRLMLARFHRDGMLAKPAARGTLRTLLGREPRTYQDFVREVVAAG from the coding sequence ATGAGCATCCTCGTTACGGGCGCCACCGGCGCCGTCGGTTCCGCCGTCATCGAGCGCCTCGCCGCCGCTGGCGCCGACGTGCGCGCCCTGACCCGCCGTCCGTCCGACTACCAGGGCCCGGCGGGCGTCCGCGCCGTCGGTGGTGAAGCTTCCGATCCCAACGCGCTGCGCGCGGCCCTGCAAGGCATCGACACCGTCTTCCTGCTTAACCCGGTGACGCCCGATGAGCTCAACCAGGGCCTGACCGTCCTCACCCTCGCCCGCGATGCGGGTATCCAGCGCTTCGTATACCTCTCGGTGCTCAACGCCGAGACCTTCACCGATGTGCCGCACTTCACCGTGAAGTACACGATCGAACGCATGATCGAACAGTTCGACCTACCCGCGACGATTCTTCGCCCGTCGTACTTCATGCAAAACGACGCTCCGCTGAAGGACGCCGCCACGCACGGCATTTACCCGATGGCGCTCGGCAAGGCCGGCATCGAGATGATCGACGTTCGTGATATCGCAGATATCGCCGCGGCGGCGCTGCTGCGCCGTGCCCGCGCCACCGGTCCGCTGCCGCGTGAAGTCATCGAGCTCGCTGGGCCGGAGGCATTCACGGGCGAGTCGGCGGCGAAGGTTTGGGCTGACGCGCTTGGTCGCGAGGTGAACTACGTTGGCGAGAATCTCGATGCTGCTGAGGCCGCGATCGCCGAGCGCGCACCCGCCTGGGCCGCTTATGACCTGCGCCTGATGCTCGCGCGCTTCCACCGTGACGGCATGCTGGCCAAGCCTGCGGCGCGCGGCACGTTGCGTACGTTGTTGGGGCGCGAGCCGCGGACGTACCAGGACTTCGTGCGGGAGGTGGTCGCGGCTGGGTGA
- a CDS encoding copper resistance protein B produces the protein MKRVYLALMLWPLGAAAQDMSQMQGMDHGAMDHSAMHGQAAAQPAQAASPPATAPAQDVHAGHDMSGMDGMGAMKMGPMQGGKAPADARNPDYSDGIMPAAMHGMAMHDMDDTAASSMLLIDKLEAFAGQGGHGQSWEAEGWYGNDTNKLWLRTEGEREGRRPQDGDVEALWSHAIATFWDTQLGVRSDFGEGPKRQWAAFGVQGLAPYWFELEATAYVGQGGRTAGRVRAEYELRFTQRLILQPELEVNAYGKADPQRALRSGIASVEGGLRLRYEFARAFAPYVGVAWEHLTGGTADLASEQGRRVTDRRWVAGVRLWF, from the coding sequence ATGAAGCGCGTGTATCTGGCTTTGATGTTGTGGCCACTTGGCGCGGCGGCACAGGACATGTCGCAGATGCAGGGCATGGACCATGGCGCGATGGATCATTCGGCTATGCACGGCCAAGCGGCTGCGCAACCTGCGCAAGCCGCGTCGCCACCGGCCACCGCACCGGCACAAGACGTCCACGCGGGCCATGACATGAGCGGCATGGATGGCATGGGCGCGATGAAGATGGGCCCGATGCAGGGCGGGAAAGCGCCCGCCGATGCGAGAAATCCTGACTATTCCGACGGCATCATGCCCGCCGCGATGCATGGCATGGCCATGCACGACATGGACGACACGGCCGCGTCTTCGATGCTGCTTATCGACAAGCTCGAAGCCTTCGCGGGGCAGGGCGGCCACGGCCAGTCGTGGGAAGCCGAGGGTTGGTATGGCAACGACACCAACAAGCTTTGGCTACGCACCGAAGGCGAACGCGAAGGCCGGCGCCCGCAGGATGGCGATGTGGAGGCGTTGTGGAGCCACGCGATCGCCACGTTCTGGGATACGCAGCTCGGTGTGCGCAGTGATTTTGGCGAAGGCCCGAAGCGCCAGTGGGCGGCCTTCGGTGTGCAAGGTCTCGCACCTTACTGGTTCGAGCTGGAAGCCACGGCTTATGTGGGGCAGGGCGGCCGTACCGCGGGCCGTGTCCGCGCGGAATACGAGTTGCGCTTCACCCAGCGGTTGATCCTGCAGCCTGAGCTCGAAGTAAATGCGTACGGCAAGGCGGACCCGCAGCGCGCGCTGCGTTCGGGCATCGCCTCGGTCGAAGGTGGACTGCGCCTGCGTTACGAGTTCGCCCGCGCATTCGCGCCCTACGTTGGCGTGGCCTGGGAGCATCTCACCGGTGGTACGGCTGATCTGGCGAGCGAGCAGGGGCGGCGCGTCACCGACCGGCGCTGGGTCGCGGGTGTCCGGCTCTGGTTCTGA
- the ligD gene encoding DNA ligase D, with the protein MKPRVSRTRQASNRSLADAAAALAGAKKGKPDPAFFAPQLARLRETPPQGDRWLHEVKWDGYRILAGIAKGEVRLWSRNALPWNDRIPDIVRAIEALGLDSARLDGELIALDAHGRSDFNALQKTLAGEADAPLAYMLFDMPFLQGYDLSRMALVERKGLLERLLKGVKTPLHFSAHSVGDGDDAFAAAMRQQLEGIVSKRIDGAYHSGRNDDWLKIKRLESDEFAVVGYTAAKGTRLSFGSLLLARPGTKGRWIYVGRVGTGFTDAMLRQLGKSLARGGQKKPPIPLDGIDPLLHGALWVEPTVVAEVYFRGIGNHHLLRQPSLKALRADKSPGDLRDSDRPRTTAVRTKTRKTPVAADAITITHPERVVYPDDGITKQEVADYYKAVMPWILPPIADRPMPMLRCPGGIGEPCFFQKHMINGLHHVGSAKLKEESGAQAVYLYPKDADGLLELVQFGAIEFHPWGSHVKTPDAADRVIFDLDPGDGVAWARVVAGARMIRDFLKQIGLTSFVRTTGGKGLHVVVPLAPAADWDTVRTFARGFAEAMAEAHSAEFVATAAKKVRSGKIYLDYLRNGRGATAVASYSLRARAGAPVAVPLRWEDLGKLTSGADFTIHSVPKRLARLKKDPWEGIDSLRQGLDDVMSQLGL; encoded by the coding sequence ATGAAGCCCAGGGTTTCCCGGACCAGGCAAGCCTCCAACCGGTCGCTCGCCGACGCGGCGGCCGCACTCGCGGGAGCGAAAAAGGGCAAGCCCGATCCAGCGTTCTTCGCACCACAGCTTGCACGCCTGCGCGAGACGCCACCGCAGGGCGATCGCTGGCTGCACGAGGTGAAGTGGGATGGTTACCGCATCCTGGCAGGCATCGCGAAGGGCGAGGTCCGACTCTGGTCGCGCAACGCCCTGCCCTGGAACGATCGCATCCCGGACATCGTGCGAGCCATCGAGGCCTTGGGTCTCGACAGCGCACGACTGGATGGCGAACTGATCGCGCTCGATGCGCACGGCCGCAGCGATTTCAATGCACTGCAGAAAACATTGGCCGGCGAAGCAGACGCGCCGCTCGCTTACATGCTTTTCGACATGCCTTTCCTGCAGGGCTACGACCTCTCGCGCATGGCGTTGGTCGAACGCAAGGGACTCCTCGAGCGCTTGCTTAAAGGCGTGAAGACGCCGCTCCACTTCAGCGCCCACAGCGTCGGCGACGGTGATGACGCCTTCGCGGCCGCCATGCGTCAACAGCTGGAAGGCATCGTGTCCAAGCGCATCGACGGTGCGTATCACAGCGGCCGCAACGATGACTGGTTGAAGATCAAGCGACTCGAGTCCGATGAGTTCGCGGTGGTCGGTTATACGGCCGCGAAAGGCACGCGCCTGTCGTTCGGCTCGCTGCTTTTGGCGAGGCCGGGCACAAAAGGCCGATGGATCTATGTGGGCCGCGTGGGCACGGGTTTCACCGACGCCATGCTGCGCCAGCTCGGCAAATCGCTAGCCAGGGGTGGCCAGAAGAAGCCGCCCATCCCGCTCGACGGTATCGATCCCCTGCTCCACGGCGCGCTATGGGTCGAGCCTACCGTGGTCGCCGAGGTGTATTTTCGCGGCATCGGCAACCACCACCTGCTGCGGCAGCCGAGCCTGAAAGCGCTGCGCGCGGATAAATCCCCTGGTGACCTGCGCGATAGCGACCGTCCCCGCACTACCGCCGTACGCACCAAGACGAGGAAGACGCCCGTGGCTGCCGATGCGATCACCATCACCCACCCCGAGCGGGTCGTGTACCCGGACGATGGCATCACCAAACAAGAGGTCGCGGACTACTACAAGGCGGTGATGCCGTGGATCCTGCCACCGATCGCCGACCGGCCCATGCCCATGCTGCGCTGTCCTGGGGGCATCGGTGAGCCGTGCTTCTTCCAGAAGCACATGATCAACGGGCTGCACCATGTCGGTTCGGCAAAATTGAAGGAGGAAAGCGGCGCGCAGGCCGTCTACCTCTACCCGAAGGATGCCGATGGATTGTTGGAACTGGTGCAATTCGGCGCGATCGAATTCCACCCGTGGGGTTCGCACGTCAAGACGCCGGATGCCGCCGACCGGGTGATTTTCGACCTGGATCCGGGCGACGGCGTCGCCTGGGCTCGCGTGGTGGCGGGGGCCCGGATGATTAGGGATTTTCTCAAGCAGATAGGCCTAACCTCCTTCGTGCGTACGACGGGCGGCAAGGGGCTCCATGTCGTGGTGCCACTCGCACCCGCTGCCGACTGGGATACCGTGCGCACCTTTGCACGCGGGTTCGCGGAGGCCATGGCTGAGGCACACTCTGCCGAATTTGTCGCCACAGCGGCAAAGAAGGTGCGCAGCGGCAAGATTTACCTCGACTACCTGCGCAACGGCCGGGGCGCGACCGCCGTGGCGTCGTATTCGCTGCGGGCTCGCGCTGGCGCGCCGGTGGCTGTACCACTGCGCTGGGAAGACCTCGGCAAGCTCACCTCCGGCGCGGACTTCACCATCCATAGCGTGCCCAAGCGTCTGGCACGCTTGAAAAAGGACCCCTGGGAGGGGATCGACTCGCTGCGCCAGGGCCTGGATGACGTGATGTCGCAGCTGGGCCTGTAG
- a CDS encoding LysR family transcriptional regulator → MTNDHESPRMPTDGRLLGNLSVLVSVVETGNFARAADALGLSPSGVSRAIGRLETRLGVRLLQRTTRSVHLTDEGERLVAQVGPLLSGIEDAALSASGDAQAVRGRMRVSLDPMFSRLVVAPKLAGFLAAHPQLEIEIVTRDELGDLITEGIDVAVRFGVPESSSLVARKLLDTRVLTVAAPSYLAAHGAPRTPKDLAGHACIQFRDPVTRRPFEWEFHRRGKITTIDTTGPILVTDSATMYGLCVAGAGVAQVLEVSVRDALEDGRLVELFPDYAEEMFPLYAFYPTRRHAPPKVRAFVDFCVALARKA, encoded by the coding sequence GTGACCAACGATCATGAGTCTCCGCGTATGCCCACCGATGGCCGCCTACTAGGCAACCTGAGCGTCCTCGTTTCCGTGGTGGAGACGGGCAACTTCGCCCGCGCCGCCGACGCCCTGGGCCTCTCGCCTTCGGGTGTAAGCCGCGCCATCGGCCGGCTCGAAACGCGATTGGGCGTGCGGCTGCTGCAGCGGACCACGCGCTCGGTGCACCTCACCGACGAGGGCGAGCGCCTGGTGGCTCAGGTCGGGCCGCTGCTATCGGGCATTGAAGACGCCGCGCTATCCGCCTCCGGCGATGCCCAGGCCGTGCGTGGCCGTATGCGGGTCAGCCTCGATCCGATGTTCTCGCGACTGGTGGTGGCGCCGAAGCTCGCCGGTTTCCTGGCCGCGCATCCGCAGCTGGAGATCGAGATCGTCACTCGCGATGAGCTGGGTGACCTGATCACCGAGGGCATCGACGTCGCCGTGCGCTTCGGCGTGCCCGAATCGTCCTCGCTGGTGGCGCGCAAGCTGCTCGACACCCGGGTGCTTACGGTGGCCGCGCCTTCGTACCTCGCCGCGCACGGCGCGCCACGCACGCCGAAGGACCTCGCGGGCCATGCCTGCATCCAGTTCCGCGACCCGGTGACCCGCCGCCCGTTCGAGTGGGAATTCCACCGCCGCGGCAAGATCACCACCATCGACACTACCGGCCCGATCCTGGTGACCGATTCGGCCACCATGTACGGCCTGTGCGTCGCCGGGGCGGGCGTGGCTCAGGTACTGGAAGTGAGCGTCCGCGATGCGCTGGAAGATGGCCGTCTCGTTGAACTGTTCCCCGACTACGCCGAGGAAATGTTCCCACTGTACGCGTTCTACCCGACGCGGCGGCACGCACCACCCAAGGTGCGCGCCTTCGTCGACTTCTGCGTGGCGCTGGCCCGGAAAGCGTGA
- a CDS encoding acyltransferase, which translates to MFASLPIFLRVPLACLLLLVNTVLHVLPLFLLTLVRLVLPVRALRQACGAALVGIAESWLSVNSWLWGAFTRTRWTIEGVDGLAPRDNYLVVCNHQSWIDIPALQKVFNRRIPFMRFFLKSQLIWVPLLGPAWWALDFPFMKRHSREELERHPELKSRDRDATRRACEKFRHVPVAIMNFTEGTRFTQAKHDAQKSPYRHLLRPKAGGVAFVVDAMGDAIRHMLDVTIVYPDGAGSMMDMIAGRIREVRIHVRKLPILDSMRGDYENDTAFRERFQAWINQLWTEKDERIAQMLTKPV; encoded by the coding sequence ATGTTCGCCTCGCTACCCATCTTCCTGCGCGTACCGCTCGCCTGCCTGCTCCTGCTGGTCAACACGGTACTGCACGTGCTGCCGCTGTTCCTGCTGACGCTGGTCCGCCTGGTACTGCCGGTGCGCGCCCTGCGCCAGGCCTGTGGCGCCGCGCTGGTCGGTATCGCGGAGAGCTGGCTCAGCGTAAACAGCTGGCTGTGGGGCGCATTCACGCGTACGCGCTGGACGATCGAAGGCGTGGATGGCCTGGCGCCGCGCGATAACTACCTTGTGGTCTGTAACCACCAGAGCTGGATCGATATTCCTGCCCTGCAAAAGGTTTTCAACCGCCGTATCCCGTTCATGCGCTTCTTCCTGAAGAGCCAGCTGATCTGGGTGCCGTTGCTTGGCCCGGCTTGGTGGGCGCTGGATTTCCCCTTCATGAAGCGCCATTCGCGCGAAGAGCTCGAGCGCCATCCGGAACTCAAGTCGCGCGACCGCGATGCCACGCGCCGCGCCTGCGAGAAGTTCCGCCATGTCCCCGTGGCCATCATGAACTTCACCGAAGGCACCCGCTTCACCCAGGCCAAGCACGACGCACAGAAATCGCCGTACCGGCACCTGCTCCGCCCGAAGGCCGGCGGCGTGGCATTTGTCGTCGATGCGATGGGTGATGCCATCCGCCACATGCTCGATGTGACCATCGTGTACCCCGATGGCGCTGGCAGCATGATGGACATGATTGCGGGGCGCATTCGCGAAGTGCGTATCCACGTGCGCAAGCTGCCCATCCTGGACAGCATGCGCGGCGATTACGAAAACGACACGGCGTTCCGCGAGCGTTTCCAGGCGTGGATCAACCAGCTATGGACGGAAAAGGACGAGCGCATCGCGCAGATGCTCACCAAGCCGGTCTGA
- a CDS encoding copper resistance system multicopper oxidase, which produces MHGRPLAPFDPSRRRFVQGLAVAGVGLAAGVVRAGQADASMPAMAALQGPAFQLAVREAAVDFTGKARTAVTVNGGVPGPTLRWREGDDVRIAITNQLDTVTSIHWHGLIVPANQDGVPGLSFDGIPARTAFTYRFPAKQAGTYWYHAHSRFQEQSGLYGAIVIEPASGERYPADREHVILISDWSDEDPERVYAKLRTRSDIYNYGQPTLAGFLRDAREKGFHDAVAMRRMWNQMRMNPTDLADVSGATYTYLVNGRAPAGNWTGEFKPGERVRLRLINGSSNSIFDLRIPGLRMQVVAADGQDVVPVDVDELRLSAAETYDVIVTPTDDRAYTVFAQSIDRSGYARATLAPRAGMQADVPALDPRPRLAMRDMMGSMAGDSSDGDMVMAHHASTEYGPNTDMHVDMPRTNLDDPGVGLRDRTHRVLTYADLHTVGGSLDTREPSRTIELHLTGNMERFAWGFDGQKYSEAKPIHFRSGERLRVTLVNDTMMNHPIHLHGMWSELEQPHGGFQVRKHTVNVQPAQQVSYAVTADNLGRWAFHCHMLYHMEAGMFREVVVS; this is translated from the coding sequence ATGCACGGCCGCCCCCTTGCCCCGTTCGACCCCTCCCGCCGCCGCTTCGTCCAGGGGCTGGCGGTAGCAGGCGTGGGCCTGGCGGCGGGCGTGGTGCGTGCCGGGCAGGCTGATGCGTCGATGCCCGCTATGGCCGCGCTGCAGGGCCCGGCGTTCCAGCTGGCCGTGCGCGAGGCCGCGGTGGACTTCACCGGTAAGGCCCGCACGGCAGTCACCGTGAACGGTGGCGTGCCGGGGCCGACGCTGCGCTGGCGCGAGGGTGACGACGTGCGCATCGCCATCACGAACCAGCTGGATACGGTGACATCGATTCACTGGCACGGCCTGATCGTGCCGGCGAACCAGGACGGCGTGCCGGGCCTGAGCTTCGATGGCATCCCCGCGCGTACGGCCTTCACCTACCGCTTCCCCGCGAAGCAGGCGGGCACGTACTGGTACCACGCGCACAGCCGCTTCCAGGAGCAGAGCGGGCTCTACGGTGCCATCGTGATCGAGCCCGCGAGCGGGGAACGCTATCCGGCGGATCGCGAGCACGTCATCCTGATCAGCGACTGGAGCGATGAGGATCCCGAGCGGGTCTACGCGAAGCTGCGCACGCGGTCGGATATCTACAACTACGGCCAGCCGACGCTGGCCGGCTTTCTCCGCGATGCGCGGGAGAAGGGTTTCCACGATGCGGTCGCCATGCGCCGGATGTGGAACCAGATGCGCATGAACCCCACGGACCTGGCCGATGTCTCCGGCGCCACGTACACGTACCTGGTGAACGGCAGGGCGCCCGCGGGCAACTGGACCGGCGAATTCAAGCCGGGCGAGCGCGTGCGGCTGCGTTTGATCAATGGTTCGTCGAACTCCATCTTCGACCTGCGCATTCCGGGCCTGCGCATGCAGGTCGTGGCGGCCGATGGTCAGGACGTCGTGCCGGTGGATGTGGACGAGCTGAGGCTGTCGGCGGCCGAGACGTACGATGTGATCGTCACGCCCACCGACGATCGTGCGTACACCGTGTTCGCCCAATCGATCGACCGTTCGGGCTATGCGCGCGCCACGCTAGCGCCGCGTGCCGGCATGCAGGCGGACGTACCCGCGCTCGATCCGCGCCCGCGCCTTGCGATGCGCGACATGATGGGTTCGATGGCGGGTGATTCCAGTGATGGCGACATGGTGATGGCACACCACGCCAGCACCGAGTACGGCCCGAATACCGACATGCACGTCGATATGCCGCGCACCAACCTCGATGATCCGGGTGTGGGCCTGCGCGATCGTACGCATCGCGTGCTGACCTATGCGGATCTGCATACCGTGGGCGGTTCGCTCGATACGCGCGAGCCATCGCGAACGATCGAGCTCCACCTCACGGGGAACATGGAGCGCTTTGCATGGGGCTTCGATGGCCAGAAGTATTCCGAAGCGAAGCCGATCCATTTCCGTTCGGGCGAGCGCCTGCGCGTGACCCTCGTCAACGACACGATGATGAACCACCCGATCCACCTGCACGGCATGTGGAGCGAGCTGGAGCAGCCGCACGGCGGTTTCCAGGTGCGCAAGCACACGGTGAACGTGCAGCCGGCGCAGCAGGTGAGCTACGCGGTCACCGCCGATAACCTGGGACGCTGGGCGTTTCACTGCCACATGCTGTACCACATGGAAGCGGGCATGTTCCGCGAAGTGGTGGTGTCATGA